One Drosophila subobscura isolate 14011-0131.10 chromosome U, UCBerk_Dsub_1.0, whole genome shotgun sequence DNA window includes the following coding sequences:
- the LOC117902471 gene encoding trichohyalin — protein MGNAESTPPADESQVQQPQEQQQRQRAGGAAATTDDEPWWNDIEHENLVLQQAPTNAATSTPKRVVEAVKGAEEKATNREEPIAMDSKEESPKREQTLEEFREELRTKREARQTAVQDLREEMNSLRRELAKEQADNRRLRKEQGEEERPAEQVQEQPLEQPPQDPLDVPKEQPEIDPDDENPSSRSRHANIELANAQLALQQANAENLSLRGEVEVVQRQVGTLKEVISCCKQMLSVKEEQCAQLKMKLQQIENSFSEREMKIMSNNLRQEYERQLVNIRQLRQLYEERQRVAAAEYENLQRLISIKKDELIAEQEKTKNFEERNQTLLKEVETANEQLSKLREECGELKYEKRMLNEQVGAVNMLFSQLIMGFNGKSNMDIDRLNQMLEENRQLLNQMTQAEGSCSDGATLPKLLFELVEEATGSGGSGEDSDKSRSATPTPRAVEERGGGGGGAAEPEIMGKVASAQEIIGNLPKVWKVLMELLSHHKIERVQFEELPQPARGIAAGAAAAVAATGEAGKAAALAKPAELSVSKTYIKLKDLILEKKSLVKETNRLKTLNSHLDYRLNEQEKRLSAVSLELTKTWHLVGKMQRQHRQLHTQEQILRYQLQQKRRLLSELKDELEYCRRKWAAARAKNEETQEQCDDWRREFARRKLEDANHSAESGYSDSGPQSDEERDSGRAEEQAAAEPVVEAVTPPSTSGNCRRKHLRDQFEHTRKIKRMQSTSPGRQAAAALASGSAEEEGEEIVLRWNSAPPTCGWRGEAIENDEDELDVGAEDSRGAIPKTPHSSRSRQRSQAEEASTSGTASRIQKLEEQCKSLIQQVLETSDNRERLEVQLCRFQDEVSPAQHAVPLDDFINNKRLERMTRASSAPATGSLTPREEEYTRKRSERLGRLEEESRQLMSRIRRTTDRGHYLKKSLDRIRRAPSRDASFESNTEETAETEETKTEETASPLTADEEAYTSRRAARLRRLEQESQQLLAQLSKNSERSEGLANKLDTLHERQQQQQQEQPITAAAISQTVEQRLEDIERVSVNRAERLRLMEAQGNELIARLSNTSERGTAMINRMAEREASRRQEAELVEQTLPTEEVTSSVKNIASTRIADDAEGAACCVTVTTTATQKAMQQQAAATGAIPKKPPRSTPQAHLCAASRQDDAAKKRSTDKESAATNVAPETLEDMVQRLRSLPFPAEQQTQNVAAAETREEEQAAEEEQQEDAN, from the exons ATGGGAAATGCAGAGTCTACGCCGCCTGCAGATGAGTCgcaggtgcagcagccgcaagaacagcagcaaagacAGCGAGCGGGAGGAGCAGCCGCTACAACGGATGACGAGCCCTGGTGGAATGACATCGAGCACGAGAATTTGGTACTGCAACAGGCCCCCACCAATGCAGCCACATCAACGCCCAAGAGAGTTGTGGAGGCTGTGAAAGGAGCGgaagaaaaggcaacaaatcGAGAGGAACCCATTGCCATGGATAGCAAGGAGGAGTCCCCTAAGCGTGAGCAAACTCTGGAGGAATTCAGGGAGGAGCTGCGCACCAAGCGGGAGGCGCGTCAGACTGCTGTGCAGGATCTGCGCGAGGAAATGAACAGCCTGAGAAGAGAACTGgccaaggagcaggcagaTAATCGACGTCTAAGAAAGGAGCAGGGCGAGGAGGAGAGGCCAGCAGAGCAggtgcaggagcagccgcTCGAACAGCCTCCGCAGGACCCTCTAGATGTGcccaaggagcagccagaAATCGATCCAGACGATGAGAATCCCTCGAGCCGCAGTCGCCATGCCAACATAGAGCTGGCCAACGCCCAATTGGCACTGCAACAGGCCAACGCCGAGAATCTGTCGCTGCGCGGCGAAGTGGAGGTGGTGCAGCGTCAGGTGGGAACGCTCAAGGAGGTGATCAGCTGCTGCAAGCAAATGCTCAGCGTCAAAGAGGAGCAGTGTGCAcag CTCAAGATGAAACTGCAGCAGATCGAGAACTCCTTCAGCGAGCGTGAGATGAAGATTATGTCCAACAATTTGCGGCAGGAGTACGAGCGGCAGCTGGTCAACATACGCCAGTTGAGGCAGCTCTACGAGGAGCGGCAGCGAGTGGCGGCCGCTGAATACGAGAATCTGCAGCGTCTCATCTCCATCAAGAAGGATGAACTCATAGCCGAGCAGGAGAA AACGAAGAACTTTGAGGAGCGCAATCAAACGCTGCTCAAAGAAGTGGAAACGGCCAACGAGCAGCTGTCCAAGCTGCGCGAGGAATGCGGCGAACTAAAGTACGAGAAGCGAATGCTCAACGAGCAGGTGGGAGCCGTCAATATG CTCTTTAGTCAGCTCATTATGGGCTTCAATGGCAAGAGCAACATGGACATTGATCGCTTGAATCAAATGCTGGAAGAGAATCGCCAGCTGCTCAATCAGATGACCCAGGCCGagggcagctgcagcgatgGCGCGACGCTGCCCAAGCTGCTCTTTGAGCTTGTGGAGGAGGCCACTGGCTCAGGCGGCTCCGGCGAAGACTCCGACAAGAGTCGCAGTGCAACGCCAACACCCCGGGCAGTGGAGGagcgaggaggtggaggaggaggtgcgGCTGAGCCCGAAATTATGGGAAAAGTGGCCTCGGCCCAAGAAATCATTGGCAACTTGCCAAAAGTTTGGAAAGTGTTGATGGAGCTCTTGAGTCACCACAAAATTGAGCGCGTGCAGTTTGAAGAGCTGCCCCAGCCGGCACGAGGcattgctgctggtgctgcagctgctgttgctgccacagggGAAGCTGGCAAGGCGGCAGCATTAGCCAAGCCAGCGGAGCTAAGCGTCAGCAAGACCTACATCAAATTGAAG GACCTCATACTGGAGAAGAAGTCGCTGGTGAAGGAAACGAATCGCTTGAAGACGCTCAACAGTCATTTGGACTATCGCTTGAACGAGCAGGAGAAGCGGCTGAGCGCCGTCAGCTTGGAGCTGACCAAAACGTGGCATCTGGTGGGCAAGATGCAGCGTCAGCATCGGCAGCTGCACACCCAGGAGCAGATCCTGCGctaccagctgcagcagaagcgtCGCCTGCTCAGCGAGCTGAAGGACGAGCTGGAGTACTGCCGGCGCAAGTGGGCAGCGGCCAGGGCCAAGAACGAGGAGACCCAGGAGCAGTGCGACGACTGGCGCAGGGAATTTGCACGCCGCAAGCTGGAGGATGCCAATCACTCGGCGGAGAGCGGCTACAGCGATTCGGGGCCGCAGTCGGATGAGGAGCGGGACTCCGGCAGGGCAGAGGAGCAGGCCGCAGCAGAGCCTGTGGTTGAGGCCGTCACGCCGCCTTCTACTTCCGGCAATTGCCGCAGAAAGCACTTGAGGGATCAGTTCGAGCACACGCGAAAGATTAAGCGCATGCAGAGCACATCGCCGGGACGTCAGGCGGCCGCTGCGCTGGCCTCTGGCTCTGCGGAGGAAGAGGGCGAGGAGATTGTTCTGCGCTGGAACAGTGCGCCGCCCACCTGCGGCTGGCGTGGAGAGGCTATAGAGaacgacgaggacgagctgGACGTGGGAGCTGAGGACTCACGCGGAGCCATACCCAAGACCCCACACAGCTCGCGCAGCAGACAGCGCAGTCAGGCGGAGGAGGCATCCACCTCGGGCACGGCCAGTCGCATCcagaagctggaggagcagtgCAAATCGCTCATACAGCAGGTGCTGGAGACCTCCGACAATCGCGAACGTCTCGAGGTGCAGCTGTGCCGCTTCCAGGACGAGGTCTCGCCCGCACAGCATGCAGTGCCCCTCGACGATTTCATCAACAACAAGCGGCTGGAGCGAATGACGCGTGCCAGCTCCGCACCGGCCACGGGCAGCCTCACGCCGCGCGAGGAGGAGTACACGAGAAAGCGATCGGAGCGACTGGGCCGCCTGGAGGAGGAGTCGCGTCAGCTGATGTCTCGCATCAGGCGCACCACGGATCGCGGGCATTACCTGAAGAAGTCTCTGGATCGCATCAGACGTGCGCCCAGTCGCGATGCCAGCTTCGAGAGCAACACGGAGGAGACTGCGGAGACCGAGGAGACCAAAACGGAGGAGACTGCATCCCCGCTGACCGCCGACGAGGAGGCCTACACATCCAGGCGTGCCGCACGCCTGCGACGGCTGGAGCAGGAGAGTCAGCAGCTGCTCGCTCAGCTCTCAAAGAACTCGGAGCGAAGCGAGGGTCTGGCCAACAAACTGGACACGCTCCAcgagcgacagcaacagcagcagcaggagcagcccatcacagctgcagcaatcTCGCAGACTGTGGAACAACGACTGGAGGACATCGAACGAGTGTCTGTGAATCGCGCCGAGCGTCTCCGTTTGATGGAGGCGCAGGGCAACGAGCTGATTGCACGGCTGAGCAACACGTCAGAGCGGGGCACGGCCATGATCAATCGCATGGCAGAGCGGGAGGCCAGCAGACGGCAGGAGGCCGAGCTGGTGGAGCAGACCCTGCCCACGGAGGAGGTCACCAGCTCCGTGAAGAACATAGCCAGCACGCGGATTGCAGACGATGCCGAGGGTGCCGCCTGCTGCGTCACCGTCACCACAACCGCCACACAGAaggccatgcagcagcaggcggcggccacGGGCGCCATTCCCAAGAAACCGCCAAGGAGCACACCACAGGCTCACCTGTGCGCCGCCTCACGCCAGGACGATGCGGCCAAGAAGCGTTCCACTGACAAGGAATCAGCAGCGACAAACGTTGCACCAGAAACTCTGGAGGATATGGTGCAGCGACTGCGTTCCTTGCCATTCCCGGCCgagcagcaaacacaaaatgtggcagccGCGGAAACCAGGGAAGAAGAGCaagcagcggaggaggagcagcaggaggatgcAAACTGA
- the LOC117901351 gene encoding uncharacterized protein LOC117901351, producing MEMDTEKEVGDMRVLLQSWNVADLLPRLEEQAIGINELYMMKPHHLPELLQNVGLGERIRFEHHLERWRHGLKWPLQSVQEQKHCQGCRCATDYAADTAHSDDSLANSNAETVQANIEPEPVANEVKKESGDEDQKLEALTVLGILKAGGTRSQSLLDVVGQPKCLDAGQRRLLIRLISDYYLENGQRLSLPFSYQLEEEILRLFPKEELQHYRKTFRGKIYVRFINMKGNKRVSPAPPRQMPKRRRH from the exons atggaaatggatacTGAGAAAGAAGTCGGGGATATGCGCGTTCTGCTCCAGTCATGGAATGTCGCCGATCTTCTCCCACGCTTGGAAG AGCAGGCCATCGGCATAAACGAACTGTACATGATGAAACCACATCACTTGCCTGAGCTGCTCCAGAATGTTGGCTTGGGAGAGCGCATACGCTTCGAGCATCACCTGGAGCGCTGGCGCCATGGGCTAAAATGGCCCCTCCAAAGTGTGCAGGAGCAGAAACACTGCCAGGGTTGTCGTTGTGCGACTGACTACGCTGCGGACACTGCCCATTCCGATGATTCATTGGCTAACTCAAACGCCGAAACCGTGCAGGCCAACATTGAGCCTGAGCCAGTGGCAAACGAAGTAAAGAAGGAAAGCGGCGATGAGGACCAGAAGCTGGAAGCGCTTACAGTGCTGGGCATTCTAAAGGCCGGCGGCACGCGCTCCCAGTCGCTGCTCGATGTCGTTGGACAGCCAAAGTGCCTGGATGcagggcagcggcggctgctcaTCCGGTTGATTTCCGACTACTACCTAGAAAATGGTCAGCGACTGTCGCTGCCGTTCAGCTACCAACTGGAGGAGGAGATACTGCGCCTCTTTCCCAAGGAAGAATTGCAACATTACCGCAAAACATTCCGTGGCAAGATCTATGTGCGCTTCATAAACATGAAGGGCAACAAGAGAGTCAGCCCTGCCCCACCCCGTCAAATGCCAAAGCGTAGACGCCACTGA